The Clavelina lepadiformis chromosome 3, kaClaLepa1.1, whole genome shotgun sequence region CCGGTATGATTCAGAGTTCAGACATGAACTGGCCTTGCGATTTTAATTGCGGCATTTGGTCTTGTACCTTGCGGCAATTGGCTTAAAACTGTCGCGTCAATTTTTTGCAAGGTGTTTCGGTATTTGCGCCTCATATATGTCTGAAAACAATGAGCATTGCCACTGAAAAAAGATTGAAGAAATTTCTAGAAAGTTTCAATTAATAATAAtctatatactatatagtttctatatatttatatatactatagtttgtagttttttttatcagtcTGTGTAGTTTTGTCACAGGCGGTCAAAGTACAAATTTGGAATTTTCTCTTTCTACCTAGGTAATCCCAGTGCCACTGCTGATAaacgcaaaatttaaattttactggAGTCGGTAATATTATAAGGATGAAGTTTTATAGTCCTGGTTTAtggtttcaaaatgaaaatttccCGTTTTCAAAATTCTTCGAAAACGTTCGTTATCTCCTATGCCTACGATAAACTTAATACTAAAAATGgatgtttttgcaaactgTATGTAAATGAGAAGAAAAAACCGACTGTCTTTGTTTTGTGGCTTCCTATACCGAAGAGggaacaaaaaagtttttatctgACCTCATTTATCTGTTCACATGGTCCTCGTTGCCTGGGGCAACAGAATTACACGGAAAAATGAACGTTTTTCAGAACTTCTTCAGCAAGCACGATATAATTAAATATACTTCCAAAGTATGCCTAcatatttaaaactaaacaTCAAAATTTATGTGAAGACAGGCATTATATATCTAACATCTTCATGGATACGTTCCAAGTATTTTGAAAGATGCCTGCGCCCTTTGTCTATATagcaaaattattgattaaaattCAAAGTATTTCCTTTTAATTACACAGCAGCATGAAGAGAGTAATTCCGCTTGCTATGATTTTATCCCCTCCGGTTAAAACGTGACAAAAAATTGGAAATAGCAGAACGTAGTTTATCACCTATAATGTGCATAACACTGGCCAAAAAATTTTCCCGTTAAGCTGGAACTGACTGACACTGACAAGACtgagatatttttgtttgataaaatatattcaatgaaaaacatttccagtccatttttttatttcaacattgTAATCAGAAACGTTGATCGAGAACGAACCAAAAACAACGAAGGTGGCAGCTTAGCATCAAAAACCGTAACTCGTTTTTATTGCTTACACAAAACACCGCCTTGCCCTTTTCATGCGCACGACTTCTCTCAAAAAAATTCCCAACTATAAGAAAAAATGATAACCAAtgctaataagtaataactgTCACAAGCTGGCACGTCGTGAAAGCTGCGCTAATTTGGGCATGGCGTCTTTCTCTATATAAAAGCTGTGACTTTGGTCCAACTTCATTGATTCATCGCATTACCTGACCACTGGCAATGATGAATCTCGCAGCCACTGCAGCAATTCTATTGTCAGTAAGTTTGTTTGGTAAGTAAACAAAAGTTTGttactttgttttttctttaataaGCGTTTATTAATTTGTGAATTATCTGTGTGGAAAAAcgcttcaaaaatttttataacccACAAGAAAAGAGAGTTGTAAGTTAAGCGATCGTTTtcgttatttttataacagcgTAATCAAGATTGCTAGCTAACTAACTACTGTAAATTGACAATGACGCGTATTTGTGTTTAATACAGCGAAAGGACAGTTTGAAGCTGTCAATCTCCTAATCCCATTTGATCGCTGCCCTCGCGGCTTTTCCTGGACCCGTTGGTTTGACGAGGACTCTCCTAGCGATGACACAAACGACGTTgaactttttacaaacatcaaaaacaagtttggcaTCTGCCCGGACGTCACCCAGGCCCACATTACTCAAGTCCTGCAAATAGCAAGCCCATGGCATGTGCCGCCCGGTCCCGGCGAACCTGTTAGTTCGGGTCCATTTGGCGCTGTCTGCTTTGGCCCTCCTTGTAAAGATTACAAAGTAAGATTTTGCTGCAAAGGAAGAGTCCCACGGCCCACCGGAAGTAAGCAAAGCAATTATTTCTTCTACAAAATCCTTGTTTTTGTCTTCTTGACCTACATAGTTATCGCAAATATTCGAAAACACGCTTCACAAACGAATGTAGCTGCATCACAACGGCTATTGCAAAAGCTTGTGTGGTTAAGCGAAGTAACGTATTGTAAACTTAGTtattcatttttgtttaaccGTAGTTATTGGAAGCTGCCCTAGTGGACATTGGACGGGATGGCTTAATCGGGACCGCCCGACCGCGACTGGCGACTGGGAAGTAAGAAAACCCTTCCACAGCTGCGTATGCGGAGTAAACTCGCCAACTGCAATACAAGTGCAATTTTTGACCAGGAGTGGGTTATGGTTGCCCTACGAACAAAGCGGTAACTTGATCCACATTGACCCAGAGGCCGGTTTCTATTGCATCAATAGACAGCAATATCCTTATCCGGGTAGTACCCGACCCGAATGTAAGGATTTTCGTGTCAGGTATTGCTGTCCGTGTCCGCCGGCTCGTCAAGTTTTCGGGTTTGCGCCCCCACAGCAATGCCGTCGGTCTGCTTTTGAGTCTGCCAAGCCAGGTTTACATGAAGCGCTTACAGTTTCCCTCAAGGATTGAgtcaatgaataaaaaatcGATCCAAAATGACGGCGAAAGAGTCTCTTTTATCATTTTCACGCTTTGCAAGTTCTTATCAGCTGCTGTGGTCATATTTGTTTGCTTATTTGCAATTACGACGCCAAAAGCGATTTACGTTTGTTTAATGTGTCTGAATGAATGGCTTGAATTTTTGTAACCAGCATCAAATACTTTAAAAACCACTCATCTTGTAGATGCCTGTAGATGAAATAAAAGCTTGTGCATTCATTTAATACGTTATGATGTTCCACTGCTGGGAGGTTAGTTAAGAAGATTAATTAAGagacacaaaaatataaatacaaacttTAACCAATTTAATCGCCTGAAGTGATCCAGCACAAGAACAGAATCTCGTGATAAAAAACACCATTTTTCATACAAATGTTTTCTTGAAAAAGTATATGATGAAGGACTGGCAACTTATAGTGCTCTGTGCTATTTAATAAACACgagaataataaataaagatgAATTTTAATACCAATCGACTTGCCTTAATCGTATTATGTTTTTGCAACTTGTAACCGTTGATCGTAGGTGGTAACGATAGTGACTTCGCCAAAAAAAACTTGCTCAAGAATTTTGTCTGTTCGAAGCATTTTAGCAATAGCTGTAAAAATATAGGAATTTAACTCATTGCTAATTGCTAACTGTTATTTGGTCACCTCAGCGCTCCCACCTTTGTATTATAATCAAtacaaacaactttaaaaacCTATTCAATTCCATTTCACTGACACCTgcctaaaaagaaaattaaaatcaaaagttGATTCTTTTACACACAAAAATCGGCAAAATAATAAACCCACGCATCAAGCAGAGTTCTCTGGCCCAACTTACAAAAGTTCTGAAAATTGGAAAAACCAGTGATTGATTTTGACCGGCTGTCTGTCATGTATCTTCATATTAAGGTCTTGTATATGTGCGCAAAATAAAGTCGTCCGTctttgtatatatacatatatatatatatttatgctTACAGTTTTTCAGCCTCAGTTTATGTATACGGATAGAAATCAAATGATTATATGATATACAGCAAATAATCGAAACGaatcattttacaaaaaaaaaatttcgaaaaaattccaaaaaagtttgccgttattttatttctttttgaaatgtgcTGTTTTTATAAAGTATAAAGTGTTAGTTTTTGGCCTTAGTTGTTActgaaacaaataatttaggactttattcaaaatgttttagtaaatatCATTTTCATGGAATTGTTATTGAGCATACTGATTTCAATCATGCTATTTTTAGGTTTCCAACACGTCTTTCACTTCTTAGAACTTGGCATATACCGGTTGACCTTGGacctttatattttatttcaatcacCATCTGCCCAGTAGTGTATAATTACGTGCGGCACTCACATCGCATACATGTCCATACACGCCTCATCCAACCGTTTTTCCCGCTTAGTCAGTTATTATTACATTTCTGCCCATCCCACATTTCTTTCCATTTCCTATTTGCCCGCAGGTCTTGGTCTGAATCAGAGCCTTtgcacaaatgaaaaaatgatCGCTTCAGGAAACGATCTTCGAGTAAACAATCATCGTAACCGCAGCTCTCTGAATGGACACATTTAGCCTACACTCTGTACTCAACACAAGCGTTGTTGTCACCACCTACGGTATTTTTACGAGTTCTGTTTGCAAGCACTTTTCTGTTTCAACACGTGTCGCCGTGTAAGCTGCTGTCATGCAGTTAAACATACCattaaaatgcaattttgttGACGATGACGACTTCTCTCTACGatagtaatttttttttatagaacTTCTTTCCGATACCTCTTAAGGTGCCAATGtagaaacattttaattcGATGACGCCATAATTATCTTTCAAAGCGGgcgcaaaaaaaaaattgcagaaGAAGTTTAATTCAAAACTCACAcccattatgacgtaacatcaaatgttttgaaatgaaataatgAAGTAAAAAATACGACGCGTGAATTAAAGTATTAAACTATTACAACAATACTTACCTATtgtagggttgccatacgtccggatttccccggacatgtccggaattttagtgttcaaagTGCGTTCGGggggaaatgctaaaatatgcttaaatgtccggaatttcaccccattcgtctactttccgcccattaaaatggtccagagtacGGGAATTTCTTCCCATGGTAATGGttgaaagtatgcctttctaaccctagagtaagatatatgcctttggaatggggagaattttacttcggcacaagtatggtttgtgaacGCCATTAGTCtatttttccgcccattaaaatggacctgctttcagcaacggggtttcccacaaacgatatttctgccgaagtaaacatctccccattccaaatgcacaTTTCTTACTCTAtagtaagaaaggcatacttcctgccattcgaatgggagaatattaccgcatttccacccattttaatgggcggagagcagacgaatcgggtgggaattttttaaaattgtttgttgcgttacgggtaataatttcattgttacgtcataaaggaTAATACAGCGCTCTATTTGGGATACAATCATACATGGATGAGTGGAGCTGGGCTAGTAGCTGAAGGCCTTATATCTTggtcgatattgcaaaatttagaacatgtctgaaacgataagagcgtatattcgctgaagaaaattataaagc contains the following coding sequences:
- the LOC143450502 gene encoding uncharacterized protein LOC143450502; this encodes MMNLAATAAILLSVSLFAKGQFEAVNLLIPFDRCPRGFSWTRWFDEDSPSDDTNDVELFTNIKNKFGICPDVTQAHITQVLQIASPWHVPPGPGEPVSSGPFGAVCFGPPCKDYKVRFCCKGRVPRPTGIIGSCPSGHWTGWLNRDRPTATGDWEVRKPFHSCVCGVNSPTAIQVQFLTRSGLWLPYEQSGNLIHIDPEAGFYCINRQQYPYPGSTRPECKDFRVRYCCPCPPARQVFGFAPPQQCRRSAFESAKPGLHEALTVSLKD